Proteins co-encoded in one Gossypium arboreum isolate Shixiya-1 chromosome 11, ASM2569848v2, whole genome shotgun sequence genomic window:
- the LOC108482475 gene encoding uncharacterized protein LOC108482475, whose translation MRIRKNAKLSSLIHSEGSRAESVHVCELNQSPWDVISFAQDPYPSYLHHQFEAEDSFNGNGSLGDSIGAVESVASMMESEDKAIMKVEGMVIDDNDEVKFGFQTQCEEEEEGSKQERVLKSCSNDSGNNPSKKSDKNNYQLTGNRRGRARAAKKGSSSASNPYEFYYYSGFGPSWGRRRGGEMRKNIIEGKEVENNSSAVTAQNNTTPSSSSQFDNNEEFDYVDDEDDEYDDDEEDENVDSGKKRMRKPIKARSLKSLM comes from the exons ATGAGGATTCGGAAGAACGCGAAGCTATCATCGCTGATACACTCCGAGGGTTCAAGGGCTGAGAGTGTGCACGTGTGCGAGCTGAACCAGTCGCCATGGGATGTGATTTCCTTCGCTCAAGACCCATACCCATCGTATCTTCATCACCAG TTCGAAGCAGAAGATAGTTTTAATGGAAATGGGAGCTTAGGCGATTCTATTGGTGCTGTCGAGAG CGTAGCGTCGATGATGGAGAGTGAAGATAAAGCGATAATGAAAGTGGAAGGCATGGTTATCGACGATAACGACGAGGTGAAATTTGGGTTTCAGACCCAATGCGAAGAGGAAGAAGAGGGATCCAAGCAAGAGCGTGTGCTGAAATCTTGCAGCAACGATAGCGGAAATAATCCCAGCAAGAAATCGGACAAGAATAATTACCAGCTAACCGGTAACCGCCGCGGACGAGCCCGAGCCGCCAAGAAAGGGTCGTCGTCAGCTTCGAACCCGTACGAATTTTACTATTATTCGGGGTTCGGGCCGTCGTGGGGAAGGAGAAGAGGCGGCGAAATGAGGAAGAATATTATCGAGGGTAAAGAAGTTGAAAACAACAGCAGCGCTGTCACGGCTCAAAACAATACGACGCCGTCGTCGTCTTCGCAATTCGATAATAATGAAGAATTTGATTATGTGGATGATGAGGATGATGAATATGATGATGACGAGGAGGACGAGAACGTAGATAGTGGCAAGAAACGGATGAGGAAACCTATTAAAGCAAGATCATTAAAGTCCTTAATGTGA
- the LOC108482486 gene encoding brassinosteroid-responsive RING protein 1-like, whose amino-acid sequence MGFPVGYTEVFLPKLFVHMLWFLGFIRCLIVTLFSYLGLSDFLEPDTVWQDNRTRITPENPPVSALLIREILPVIKFEELVVVGDPPESCAVCLYEFEGGEEIRWLRNCRHVFHRACLDRWMDHDQKTCPLCRTPFVPDELQDEFNQRLWAASGVGDLHSEYVSVPGL is encoded by the coding sequence ATGGGGTTTCCAGTTGGTTACACCGAAGTTTTCTTACCGAAACTCTTCGTCCACATGCTTTGGTTTCTGGGTTTCATCCGATGTCTAATTGTTACTCTTTTTAGCTACCTCGGACTCTCCGATTTCCTCGAACCAGACACTGTCTGGCAGGATAACCGGACCCGAATTACACCCGAGAACCCGCCCGTATCAGCTCTTCTGATCCGTGAAATCCTTCCCGTCATAAAGTTCGAGGAGCTCGTTGTCGTGGGGGATCCACCGGAGAGTTGTGCCGTTTGCTTGTACGAGTTCGAAGGAGGTGAAGAGATCAGGTGGTTGAGGAACTGTAGGCACGTTTTCCATCGGGCGTGTTTGGACCGTTGGATGGACCATGATCAGAAAACATGTCCGCTCTGTAGGACACCGTTTGTGCCCGACGAGTTGCAGGATGAGTTCAATCAAAGACTCTGGGCTGCTTCCGGTGTCGGTGATTTACACAGTGAGTACGTTTCGGTTCCGGGATTgtag